Proteins encoded by one window of Chryseobacterium aquaeductus:
- the kbl gene encoding glycine C-acetyltransferase: protein MISEKYLENLQNELRNIENDGLFKKERIITSQQSAEIEANGKKLLNFCANNYLGLSNNPEVMKASQDMIGSHGYGMSSVRFICGTQDIHKQLEQKISEFLGLEDTILYAACFDANGGVFEPLFTEEDAIISDELNHASIIDGVRLCKAARYRYKNNNMADLEAQLIAASEKNHRFKIIVTDGVFSMDGIVADLKGVCDLADKYNALVMVDDSHATGFIGKTGRGTHEANEVMGRVDIITSTLGKALGGALGGFTSGKKEIIDMLRQRSRPYLFSNSLAPGIVGAALKVLDMISNDTSLRDQVMENAEYFRKEMKAKGFDIPEGDAAIVPVMLYDAKLAQKMAEKLMDEGIYVIGFFYPVVPKEKARIRVQLSAAHNREHLDKAITAFEKVGKELGVIS, encoded by the coding sequence ATGATCTCTGAAAAGTATCTTGAAAATCTACAGAACGAACTAAGAAATATCGAAAATGATGGTCTTTTTAAAAAAGAAAGAATCATCACCTCACAGCAAAGTGCAGAAATTGAAGCCAATGGTAAGAAACTTTTGAATTTCTGTGCAAACAATTATCTTGGACTGTCAAACAATCCGGAAGTGATGAAAGCTTCTCAGGATATGATAGGATCTCACGGTTACGGTATGTCTTCTGTACGTTTTATCTGCGGAACTCAGGATATTCACAAACAACTGGAACAGAAAATCTCTGAATTTTTAGGTCTTGAAGATACCATTCTTTACGCTGCGTGTTTTGATGCAAACGGTGGTGTTTTCGAACCTTTATTTACTGAAGAAGATGCTATTATTTCAGATGAGTTGAATCACGCTTCAATTATTGACGGAGTTCGCCTTTGTAAGGCGGCAAGATACCGTTACAAAAACAATAACATGGCAGATCTTGAAGCTCAGTTGATCGCAGCTTCAGAAAAAAACCACAGATTTAAAATCATCGTTACAGACGGAGTTTTCTCGATGGACGGAATTGTTGCAGATTTAAAAGGAGTTTGCGATTTGGCAGACAAATACAATGCCTTGGTAATGGTTGACGATTCTCATGCTACAGGTTTTATTGGTAAAACAGGTCGTGGAACGCACGAAGCCAATGAAGTTATGGGTAGAGTAGACATCATTACTTCTACGCTTGGAAAAGCTCTGGGAGGCGCTTTAGGCGGATTTACTTCCGGCAAAAAAGAAATCATCGATATGTTGAGACAGCGTTCTCGTCCGTATTTATTTTCGAACTCTCTGGCTCCAGGAATTGTAGGTGCGGCTTTGAAAGTTTTGGATATGATTTCAAACGATACTTCACTTCGTGATCAGGTGATGGAAAATGCAGAATATTTCAGAAAAGAAATGAAAGCAAAAGGTTTTGATATTCCTGAGGGTGATGCTGCGATTGTTCCAGTAATGCTTTACGATGCAAAACTGGCTCAGAAAATGGCAGAAAAATTAATGGATGAAGGAATTTATGTTATCGGATTCTTCTATCCCGTAGTGCCGAAAGAGAAAGCAAGAATAAGAGTGCAACTTTCTGCTGCTCACAATAGAGAACATTTGGATAAAGCGATTACAGCTTTTGAAAAAGTAGGAAAAGAATTAGGTGTGATTTCTTAG
- the gldG gene encoding gliding motility-associated ABC transporter substrate-binding protein GldG, which produces MKNIQFKSPLGILLFVILPLVIILAISGIRLDLTKEKRYTLSESTIKVLEGVKKPIYIEVYLEGDFPADFKQLQSETKFILENFRKVNPNVDFKFVDPIKTLIPKDTLLSRGIYPSVLDDRKSGKTSQIEIYPYAYIKNGRNKVAVPLIVEQNYTDNAELINKSIENLEYNLVSKLKIATNEDFKKVGVLINQDELSPGEFQGFMNLALENYDAGPIIPKNQVELTMADVPLLKEMSALVIAKPRKAFTDGEKVILDQYIMNGGKTLWMIDAVNAEMDTLMRSEKLMPFPIDLNLTDFFFNYGLRINPALVKDVKKFANLKFVAGEVAGNAQYSTQPWPYFPLGIAENEHPITKNINPVKFEFPTSIDTLGRKNIKTSVLFESSERTTLKQVPNYVSLEEINTVDSLGQMEKPSTPKIFAVALQGKFTSAYSSRIERNSYPNFKTSSPENKMIVIADGDVARNKVVKGKPLPLGMDILTQERFGNEQFLKNALDYLLDDSNLMELRNRNIEERLLDRYLINEERNYWQWFNLLLPLAIIALLGVLFFWLRKKKFG; this is translated from the coding sequence ATGAAGAATATACAATTTAAATCTCCGTTAGGAATTTTATTATTCGTGATATTGCCACTGGTTATTATTCTTGCAATCTCAGGAATCAGATTAGATTTAACCAAAGAAAAAAGATACACGCTTTCCGAAAGTACCATTAAGGTGTTGGAAGGTGTTAAAAAACCGATCTATATTGAAGTTTATCTGGAAGGTGATTTTCCTGCAGATTTTAAGCAGCTTCAGAGCGAAACAAAATTTATATTGGAAAACTTTAGAAAAGTAAATCCAAATGTTGATTTTAAATTCGTAGATCCTATAAAAACGTTGATTCCTAAAGATACTTTGCTTTCCAGAGGAATATATCCGTCTGTTTTGGATGACAGAAAAAGTGGCAAAACTTCGCAGATCGAAATTTACCCTTATGCGTACATAAAAAATGGCAGAAACAAAGTTGCAGTACCGTTAATCGTCGAGCAAAACTACACAGATAATGCTGAGTTGATCAATAAATCTATCGAAAATCTGGAATATAATCTGGTTTCTAAACTTAAAATAGCAACCAACGAAGATTTCAAAAAAGTTGGTGTTTTGATCAATCAGGATGAGTTGAGTCCGGGAGAATTTCAGGGATTTATGAATTTGGCATTGGAAAATTATGATGCTGGTCCCATCATTCCAAAAAATCAGGTGGAATTGACCATGGCGGATGTTCCTTTATTGAAAGAAATGAGCGCTTTGGTGATTGCTAAACCTAGAAAAGCTTTTACAGATGGCGAAAAAGTGATTTTGGATCAATACATCATGAATGGCGGTAAAACTCTTTGGATGATTGATGCAGTAAATGCTGAAATGGATACTTTGATGAGATCTGAAAAGCTGATGCCTTTCCCCATTGATCTTAATCTGACAGACTTCTTTTTCAATTATGGTTTAAGGATAAATCCGGCTTTGGTAAAAGATGTGAAGAAGTTTGCCAATCTAAAATTTGTAGCAGGTGAAGTTGCCGGAAACGCACAGTATTCTACTCAGCCTTGGCCATATTTTCCTTTGGGAATTGCAGAAAACGAACATCCGATTACAAAAAATATTAACCCTGTAAAATTCGAATTTCCCACTTCGATTGATACTTTGGGAAGAAAAAACATCAAAACTTCGGTGCTGTTCGAGTCTAGTGAAAGAACGACTCTGAAGCAGGTTCCGAATTATGTCAGCCTTGAGGAAATCAATACGGTTGATAGCCTCGGACAAATGGAAAAGCCTAGCACACCCAAGATTTTTGCCGTTGCATTACAGGGGAAATTTACTTCAGCTTATTCATCAAGAATTGAAAGAAATTCGTATCCCAATTTCAAAACTTCAAGTCCTGAAAATAAAATGATCGTTATCGCAGACGGTGATGTTGCAAGAAATAAAGTCGTGAAAGGTAAACCGTTACCTTTAGGAATGGATATTCTTACGCAGGAAAGATTCGGAAACGAACAGTTTTTAAAAAATGCATTAGATTATCTGCTGGATGACAGCAATCTGATGGAATTGAGAAACCGAAATATAGAAGAAAGACTGCTAGATCGATACCTGATCAACGAAGAAAGAAATTATTGGCAGTGGTTTAATTTACTGCTTCCTTTAGCAATTATTGCACTTTTGGGAGTTTTGTTCTTCTGGTTAAGAAAAAAGAAATTTGGATAG
- the dacB gene encoding D-alanyl-D-alanine carboxypeptidase/D-alanyl-D-alanine endopeptidase, with amino-acid sequence MINYRKYISGIAVLATGFFLAQTNVSTVLYSPNFESQKSGLNLPSPAVAIEKAFLSPKELVDINLNTMMADPVLKNATWGFVVYDPKTKKVISSYNENIPLVPASTTKLLTTETALHLLGENYRWMTQLEYSGEIDENGVLNGNLYIVGSGDPSLGTNKAGAWSYKEIVSDFVSGMSREGIKKVNGDIIIQTALFKGNISRLPENVVWLENNNYYLPVGTTREINPANEKLIVKKGNNLASDKKYFYVSPYANQMVYAEKYEGDGILTTKLPDAPAFLANSFRATLVKSGVGVTGKVTPKTTDAAPEVRKLISAYKSPTLSDIIYYTNQRSDNALAEALLKTVGFQKMGDQTSESGRIVVNEHLKEVAFDVEGLNYMDGSGLSRGNQVTPISQVKFLTSLMNQKYYKTYFDSLPIAGQTGTLKGMFKLEGNGQIFAKTGTLNKVKALTGYMKTNTGRTLVFSILVNNYAGSVAQVKSKMEKILQPALDL; translated from the coding sequence ATGATAAATTACAGAAAGTATATTTCAGGTATTGCAGTTTTGGCTACTGGTTTTTTCCTTGCTCAGACTAATGTATCTACAGTTCTTTATTCTCCAAATTTCGAAAGTCAAAAAAGTGGATTAAATTTACCTTCTCCTGCAGTTGCGATTGAAAAAGCTTTTTTATCTCCCAAAGAACTTGTAGACATCAACCTAAACACAATGATGGCAGATCCCGTGCTGAAAAATGCGACTTGGGGATTTGTAGTGTACGACCCAAAAACGAAGAAGGTAATCTCTTCGTATAACGAAAATATTCCACTTGTTCCTGCTTCAACAACAAAATTACTGACCACAGAAACAGCTTTGCATTTGTTGGGAGAAAATTACCGTTGGATGACGCAGCTTGAATATTCGGGAGAAATCGACGAAAATGGAGTTTTGAATGGCAATCTTTACATTGTAGGAAGTGGCGACCCATCGTTGGGAACCAATAAAGCTGGAGCTTGGTCTTACAAAGAAATCGTTTCAGACTTCGTAAGTGGTATGTCTCGTGAGGGAATCAAAAAGGTAAATGGTGATATTATTATTCAGACAGCGCTTTTCAAAGGTAACATTTCGCGACTTCCGGAAAATGTTGTGTGGCTAGAAAACAATAACTACTATCTGCCGGTTGGTACAACTCGTGAGATCAATCCTGCAAACGAAAAACTGATCGTTAAAAAAGGGAATAATTTAGCTTCAGATAAAAAATATTTCTACGTTTCGCCTTACGCCAATCAAATGGTGTACGCTGAAAAGTACGAAGGAGATGGAATTTTAACGACTAAACTTCCTGATGCTCCTGCGTTTTTAGCAAATTCATTCCGTGCGACTTTGGTGAAAAGCGGAGTAGGCGTTACCGGAAAAGTAACTCCAAAAACTACAGATGCGGCTCCGGAAGTCAGAAAATTGATTTCTGCGTATAAGTCGCCAACGCTTTCAGATATCATTTATTATACCAATCAGCGTAGTGATAATGCTTTAGCTGAAGCTTTGTTGAAGACAGTCGGTTTCCAGAAAATGGGTGATCAGACTTCAGAATCGGGAAGAATTGTAGTGAATGAGCATTTGAAAGAAGTTGCTTTTGATGTGGAAGGTTTAAATTATATGGACGGCAGCGGACTGTCAAGAGGCAATCAAGTGACACCGATTTCTCAAGTTAAATTTTTAACATCATTAATGAATCAAAAATATTATAAAACTTATTTTGATTCTTTGCCGATTGCGGGACAAACCGGAACTTTAAAAGGTATGTTTAAATTGGAAGGAAACGGACAGATTTTTGCAAAAACAGGAACCTTAAATAAAGTGAAAGCTTTGACTGGTTATATGAAAACGAATACAGGCAGAACTTTAGTTTTTTCTATTTTGGTTAATAATTATGCGGGTTCTGTTGCTCAGGTCAAGAGTAAAATGGAAAAAATTCTTCAGCCGGCTTTGGATCTTTAG
- a CDS encoding tetratricopeptide repeat protein: MKNLWLLIFFPILGISQNKNAATIKVHEGVALHDEGKYDEALIRYDEALTLDKDNLIALSEKAMTLESSKKYNEAIEVSKHIISLYPNEDIKNTYVTYANSLDHQKKSEIALKIYDQGLKKYPDYYQLHFNKAISLVNAKQTEKALESFQNSVELKPNHPGSWNALAALNRDKRIPSILASSRYLALDNRSQRAKENLDSILDLMMQGVTQNDDKSINLNIDPSAVGLAANEKKIANNFSSTDMVLSMSAALDFDDKNKDKTEVQKFIDKFDTICRSMNGMKKGQKGFYWEFVAPYFIEMEKKKLTETFTYIIFLPKQNEDVTKYHEDNSQKIKDFYTWSDNYVWK; this comes from the coding sequence ATGAAAAACCTCTGGCTACTGATCTTTTTTCCGATTTTAGGAATTTCGCAAAACAAAAATGCAGCAACGATAAAAGTGCACGAGGGAGTCGCACTTCATGATGAAGGCAAATACGATGAAGCCCTTATCAGATATGACGAAGCGCTCACTCTGGACAAAGACAATCTCATCGCACTTTCAGAAAAAGCAATGACGCTGGAGTCTTCAAAAAAATATAATGAGGCGATTGAAGTGAGCAAACACATCATCAGCCTTTATCCAAACGAAGATATTAAAAACACCTACGTGACCTACGCCAATTCTCTAGATCATCAAAAGAAATCAGAAATAGCGCTAAAAATCTATGATCAGGGTCTGAAAAAATATCCGGACTATTATCAGCTTCACTTTAACAAAGCGATTTCTTTAGTTAATGCAAAACAAACGGAAAAAGCTTTAGAATCATTTCAAAATTCAGTAGAACTTAAACCAAACCATCCAGGTTCTTGGAATGCTTTGGCGGCATTGAACAGAGATAAGAGAATTCCTTCTATTTTGGCATCATCGAGATATTTAGCTTTAGACAACAGATCTCAGCGTGCCAAAGAAAATTTAGATTCTATACTTGATTTGATGATGCAGGGAGTCACTCAGAATGATGACAAATCGATCAACTTAAACATTGATCCTTCAGCCGTGGGTCTGGCGGCAAATGAGAAAAAAATTGCCAATAACTTTTCGTCGACAGATATGGTGCTATCAATGTCGGCAGCACTGGATTTTGATGATAAAAACAAAGATAAAACGGAAGTACAGAAATTCATCGACAAATTTGACACAATCTGCAGATCGATGAACGGAATGAAAAAAGGACAAAAGGGTTTTTATTGGGAATTTGTTGCTCCTTACTTTATAGAAATGGAAAAGAAAAAACTGACAGAAACGTTTACCTATATAATATTTCTGCCCAAACAAAATGAAGATGTTACCAAATATCACGAAGATAACAGCCAAAAGATTAAAGATTTTTACACTTGGTCTGATAACTATGTCTGGAAATAA
- a CDS encoding YceI family protein, which yields MKKISVIALAGISLLLASCGEKKSETVAAGQEQSVAEKQGAVFAVDTATSKVNWKAFHKGGMAPRWGTLAITSGELSVDNSQLTSGEFVIDMKSIKVDPASVTEKDKKYTDLEGHLKNEDFFNVEKFPTADFKITKVEDLASAGADAVAGANKTVSGNLTLLGKTMNVTFPAKVDVVDKSANVAAKFTVNRADWGIKFGTSEADPAEWMISKDIEIAIDVKAAQK from the coding sequence ATGAAAAAAATCAGTGTAATCGCTTTGGCAGGAATAAGTTTACTTCTTGCATCTTGTGGAGAAAAAAAATCTGAAACAGTAGCAGCAGGTCAAGAACAATCTGTAGCCGAAAAACAAGGAGCTGTCTTTGCTGTAGATACTGCTACCTCAAAAGTAAACTGGAAAGCTTTCCACAAAGGAGGTATGGCACCAAGATGGGGAACTCTTGCAATCACTTCTGGAGAATTGTCAGTGGATAACAGCCAATTGACTTCTGGTGAGTTCGTGATTGATATGAAATCGATCAAAGTAGATCCGGCTTCTGTTACAGAAAAAGATAAAAAATATACAGATCTTGAAGGTCACTTGAAGAATGAAGACTTCTTTAATGTAGAAAAATTCCCTACAGCTGATTTTAAAATCACTAAAGTTGAAGATCTTGCTTCAGCAGGAGCGGATGCAGTAGCCGGAGCCAACAAAACTGTCAGTGGAAACCTTACTTTATTGGGTAAAACAATGAACGTTACTTTCCCGGCGAAAGTAGATGTTGTAGACAAATCTGCAAATGTAGCTGCTAAATTTACTGTAAATCGTGCAGACTGGGGAATCAAATTCGGAACTTCTGAAGCTGACCCGGCGGAATGGATGATCAGCAAAGATATTGAGATTGCTATCGACGTGAAAGCGGCTCAAAAATAA
- a CDS encoding DUF4268 domain-containing protein encodes MFSKQEAQQLKKEFWTAFGKSFPRKWILYDTKVKDFSFKFNADNKKAEVSLDIEMKDEVYRNAYYEKIWSLEDILKDFIGDFHKEEYFTLENGKVIAKIWIEKSNVSIFNKNTWQEIFEFFVEKMDGFERFYNEYEDFIKDV; translated from the coding sequence ATGTTTAGTAAACAAGAAGCACAACAACTCAAGAAAGAATTTTGGACGGCTTTTGGAAAGTCTTTTCCGAGAAAATGGATTTTGTATGATACGAAAGTGAAAGATTTTTCATTCAAATTCAATGCAGACAATAAGAAAGCTGAAGTTTCTCTGGATATAGAAATGAAAGATGAAGTTTACCGAAATGCTTACTACGAAAAGATATGGTCGCTGGAAGACATCCTGAAAGATTTCATCGGAGATTTTCACAAAGAAGAGTATTTCACGTTGGAAAACGGGAAAGTCATCGCAAAAATCTGGATAGAAAAATCCAACGTTTCAATTTTCAATAAAAATACATGGCAGGAAATTTTCGAATTTTTTGTAGAAAAGATGGATGGCTTTGAAAGGTTTTATAACGAATATGAAGATTTTATAAAAGATGTTTAG
- a CDS encoding M1 family aminopeptidase, giving the protein MKKFYLLVLSFLVFQTFSAQENLEMKGLMAKEMKSFAAKMNSGNTNPNTLNYDLQYQRMDVSLNPSIAQISGSVTSHFKPTQAMSSIYFDLTNQLTVSQVTFHGQPLVFQQLATKEVKIDFTSSLPANVLDSLTIQYSGTPPTNNNAFFTNTQGGTPVLSTLNEPYGAQDWFPTKQSLNDKIERFDIKITTPSQYSVASNGKLMSETILGNGQKLTFWRTNYPTTAYLIALSITNFTKMNDVIGNPPFPFVNYIYPSTASNTTSMSNIEWTKTVMTTFETFFGPYPFRNEKYGHMEFTAGGGMEHQTMSSMGGWSKQLIAHELAHQWFGDKVTCGAWNDIWLNEGFATFGEHVAYEKLLMTNTQFLNYLLGEKNFITSSVGGSVYVADANLSSVGTIFNGRLSYSKGGYVVRMIKWILGETVFYQALKDYHARPNLAYNYVRTSDLNASLLQSTGKDFTGFFNDWIYGQGYPIYDIRWKQNGNQIIFKAAQTQSHPSVSFFDIALPIKVNGTGGQVAYFALNNTSNNQYFTENVAFPVASVEFNYEYQILEKNSTVVQDITLNTSEVTLDQLAIYPNPAKDELFVSGLKKKTDYTIYSADGRLVKKGNTDKKIEISTLDKGVYFITIKQTNLKFIKE; this is encoded by the coding sequence ATGAAAAAGTTTTATCTTCTCGTTTTAAGTTTTTTAGTATTTCAAACCTTCTCAGCTCAGGAAAATCTTGAAATGAAAGGATTGATGGCGAAAGAAATGAAATCTTTTGCCGCAAAAATGAATTCAGGAAATACGAATCCTAATACATTAAATTACGATTTGCAATATCAAAGAATGGATGTTTCGCTCAATCCTTCTATAGCACAAATTTCAGGTTCTGTGACCTCTCATTTCAAGCCGACTCAGGCAATGAGCAGTATTTATTTTGATTTAACGAATCAGCTGACGGTTTCTCAGGTGACTTTTCATGGGCAACCTTTGGTATTTCAACAATTAGCAACCAAAGAAGTGAAAATTGATTTCACATCTTCACTACCTGCCAATGTTTTAGACTCATTGACAATACAATACAGCGGAACTCCTCCCACCAACAATAATGCGTTTTTCACTAATACTCAGGGTGGAACTCCTGTTTTATCGACATTAAATGAGCCTTATGGAGCACAAGACTGGTTCCCGACAAAGCAAAGTCTGAATGACAAGATTGAAAGATTTGATATAAAAATCACAACGCCTTCACAATACAGCGTAGCATCAAACGGAAAGCTGATGAGTGAAACTATTCTTGGAAACGGGCAGAAATTAACGTTCTGGAGAACCAATTATCCCACAACGGCATATCTTATCGCTCTGTCAATTACAAATTTCACCAAAATGAATGATGTTATTGGGAATCCTCCGTTTCCTTTTGTCAACTATATTTATCCATCGACTGCATCCAACACAACAAGTATGTCTAATATTGAATGGACGAAAACGGTGATGACTACTTTTGAAACCTTCTTCGGACCTTATCCTTTCAGGAATGAAAAATACGGTCACATGGAATTTACTGCAGGAGGCGGAATGGAACATCAAACCATGTCTTCAATGGGAGGCTGGAGTAAACAATTGATCGCTCACGAGCTTGCCCATCAATGGTTTGGCGATAAAGTAACTTGTGGCGCATGGAACGACATCTGGCTCAATGAGGGTTTTGCAACCTTCGGGGAACACGTGGCTTATGAAAAATTATTGATGACCAATACGCAGTTTTTAAATTATCTTTTGGGTGAAAAAAATTTCATTACCAGTTCAGTAGGAGGAAGTGTTTATGTAGCTGACGCTAATCTTTCAAGTGTGGGTACCATCTTCAATGGAAGGCTTTCTTATTCCAAAGGCGGATATGTGGTACGAATGATTAAATGGATTTTAGGCGAAACCGTCTTTTATCAGGCTTTAAAAGACTATCATGCAAGACCCAATTTAGCATATAATTATGTACGAACTTCAGACTTGAATGCCTCACTCCTTCAATCTACCGGAAAAGATTTTACAGGATTTTTCAATGACTGGATTTACGGACAAGGCTATCCAATCTATGACATCCGATGGAAGCAAAATGGAAATCAAATCATTTTCAAAGCTGCACAGACGCAAAGTCATCCATCGGTGAGTTTTTTTGATATTGCATTACCCATAAAAGTTAATGGAACCGGAGGTCAGGTTGCCTATTTTGCTTTAAATAATACCTCAAACAACCAGTATTTTACAGAAAATGTAGCTTTTCCGGTTGCGAGTGTAGAGTTTAATTACGAGTATCAGATTTTAGAGAAAAATTCGACGGTGGTACAAGATATTACTTTGAATACTTCAGAAGTTACCTTGGATCAGTTGGCAATTTATCCCAACCCTGCTAAAGATGAATTATTTGTTTCAGGTTTAAAAAAGAAAACAGATTACACCATATATTCTGCAGACGGTAGATTGGTGAAAAAAGGAAATACCGACAAGAAGATTGAGATTTCAACTTTGGATAAAGGTGTTTATTTTATCACAATTAAGCAGACAAATCTCAAATTTATAAAAGAATAA
- a CDS encoding ABC transporter permease subunit — MIAIFKKELWSYFGNWSAWVIIAAFSLIMTLFLFFFENDSNIFDIGLASLQSYFVLVPWLLMFIIPALSMKTFAEEQQTGTLNWLFSQPLKVSELVFGKFLSVWVVGILCLIPSLIYLYTVYVLGVPAGNIDLGMTLGSYFGLIILIAAFAGVGILASSISQNQIMAYLLGVFMCFIMYFGIEQLASYKLLGGADFILQNIGFYQHFLGFTRGLIDFKDVAYFVLIIAVTLVLSNHFINKKK, encoded by the coding sequence ATGATAGCAATTTTTAAAAAAGAACTTTGGAGTTATTTCGGAAACTGGAGCGCATGGGTAATCATTGCGGCTTTCAGTCTGATCATGACACTGTTTTTATTTTTTTTCGAAAACGATTCTAATATTTTCGACATAGGGCTGGCTTCTTTACAAAGCTATTTTGTTCTGGTGCCCTGGCTTTTGATGTTCATTATTCCTGCATTATCGATGAAAACTTTTGCTGAAGAGCAACAAACAGGAACATTAAACTGGTTGTTTTCTCAGCCACTGAAAGTTTCAGAATTGGTTTTTGGGAAATTTCTTTCGGTTTGGGTAGTTGGGATTTTATGTTTGATTCCTTCACTGATTTATCTGTACACTGTTTATGTTTTAGGTGTTCCGGCCGGAAATATCGATTTGGGAATGACCTTAGGAAGTTATTTCGGTTTAATTATTCTGATTGCAGCTTTTGCAGGAGTCGGTATTTTAGCTTCTTCAATTTCTCAAAATCAAATCATGGCTTATCTTTTGGGCGTTTTTATGTGTTTCATCATGTATTTCGGGATAGAGCAATTAGCCAGCTATAAATTATTGGGCGGAGCAGATTTTATCCTTCAGAATATTGGTTTTTATCAGCATTTTTTAGGCTTCACGCGTGGTCTGATTGATTTTAAAGATGTTGCTTATTTTGTTTTGATTATTGCTGTTACCTTGGTTTTGTCTAATCATTTTATTAACAAAAAGAAGTAG
- a CDS encoding CopD family protein: MLYTIIKALHIIFMVSYFAGIFYLVRIFVYYKDTDEFAEDKKRILREQYIFMARRLWNIITVPAGIIMTVCGVTMIFLNSGLMKMPWFHLKLTFLIGLAFFHYWAWKKLNQIKKLNGETLSTSNVKLRQINEIATFILFLVVFTVILKSSVIEYWWQLITGFFVLVFLIMMTVKLVNKNKKNK, translated from the coding sequence ATGCTTTATACCATCATCAAGGCTTTGCATATTATTTTTATGGTCAGTTATTTTGCGGGGATTTTTTATCTCGTGAGAATTTTTGTGTACTACAAAGATACTGACGAATTTGCCGAAGATAAAAAGCGAATACTCAGAGAGCAGTATATCTTTATGGCACGCAGATTATGGAATATTATCACTGTTCCGGCAGGCATTATCATGACGGTTTGCGGTGTTACTATGATATTTCTAAATTCAGGATTAATGAAAATGCCTTGGTTTCATTTAAAATTAACTTTTCTGATAGGCTTGGCGTTCTTCCATTATTGGGCATGGAAAAAATTAAATCAGATTAAAAAGCTGAACGGCGAAACTTTGTCTACCTCAAATGTAAAGCTGCGGCAAATCAATGAGATAGCAACATTTATTTTATTTTTGGTTGTCTTTACAGTTATATTAAAGTCTTCAGTAATAGAATATTGGTGGCAATTAATCACAGGATTTTTCGTTTTGGTCTTTTTAATCATGATGACCGTGAAATTGGTGAATAAAAACAAGAAAAATAAATAA
- a CDS encoding tetratricopeptide repeat protein, protein MKKILTLLLFCTFQIIFSQNVFKSQKQIYLAQYYSCQKQYQKALDHYLEAININPKNPSSDVYLQASAIAFRVKDNITAKKLLTQSITNQLAPLDFIRGFKNLKTYQDSEEMKEVLARYDDLENQYFRELKNPKAYMEIQSLIAKDQLIREEENIFQELANKVDSLNIIKLKELTIKNGWEPRAWVLLWHHRGSFKENDHVWDFFIPFLQKEIEKGNVSKNFFVDFEEFNASKGNRQAPAIYDLCGIGRISMNQTYNDIKNLDKRRKSVGLPPLYFGHFLYGMELPKDYEYNPENLLSDLINL, encoded by the coding sequence ATGAAAAAAATACTTACATTATTATTGTTTTGCACATTTCAAATCATTTTTTCGCAAAATGTATTTAAATCTCAAAAACAAATTTACCTAGCTCAGTACTACAGCTGCCAAAAGCAGTATCAGAAAGCCTTAGATCATTATTTGGAGGCAATTAATATAAATCCTAAAAATCCTTCTAGTGATGTCTACTTACAAGCTTCAGCGATAGCCTTTAGAGTGAAAGATAATATCACAGCAAAAAAGTTACTAACGCAAAGTATTACAAACCAATTGGCTCCGCTAGATTTTATTAGAGGTTTTAAAAATTTAAAAACCTATCAAGATTCTGAAGAAATGAAAGAAGTTTTGGCGCGGTATGATGATTTGGAAAACCAATATTTCAGAGAACTGAAGAATCCAAAAGCATACATGGAAATTCAGAGCCTCATTGCTAAAGATCAGCTTATAAGAGAAGAAGAAAATATTTTTCAAGAATTAGCTAATAAAGTAGATTCACTCAATATTATAAAATTAAAAGAACTTACAATTAAAAATGGTTGGGAACCAAGAGCATGGGTTTTACTTTGGCATCATCGCGGTTCTTTTAAAGAAAATGATCACGTATGGGACTTTTTTATACCATTTCTACAGAAAGAAATTGAAAAAGGTAATGTCAGTAAAAATTTCTTCGTTGATTTTGAAGAATTTAATGCTAGTAAAGGTAACCGACAAGCTCCTGCCATCTACGATCTTTGTGGTATTGGTAGAATAAGCATGAATCAAACTTATAATGACATAAAAAATCTTGATAAAAGAAGAAAATCTGTAGGTTTACCTCCGTTATATTTTGGACATTTTTTATACGGAATGGAACTCCCAAAAGACTATGAATACAATCCTGAAAATCTTCTTTCAGATCTAATCAATTTATAG